From a single Sphingobium lignivorans genomic region:
- a CDS encoding amidohydrolase, whose translation MKQFRAALFACLIGGAIALQTPQTAFAAETPVDARIEAAMPDLLALYRDLHANPELSFQEVRTAAKLAARVKALGFTVTEKVGQTGVVAVMKNGEGPTLLIRADMDALPLAEKTGLPYASKVVATTRDGIESPVMHACGHDTHMSAWMGAAQALAGMKDRWSGTLVMILQPAEEIGLGARAMLEDGLFARFPKPDYVIAFHDSAELPAGTIGYAKDWVLANVDSVDITVRGAGGHGAYPHLTKDPIVIASRIVTSLQTLVSRERDPQEPAVVTVGSFIAGAKHNIIPDEAKLLITVRSYADETRAALLKGIERIARAEAMAAGVPDDRMPIVHVEQNYTPSTFNTPDITARLSQLLSGHFGAERVVPVPPVMAGEDFSQYHRADKSIESFIFWVGGVDPAKVAQAEKGEISLPGLHSPLWAPDPEAVIGTASKALTVAALDLLGKA comes from the coding sequence ATGAAACAGTTCAGGGCAGCCTTGTTTGCCTGCCTCATCGGGGGAGCCATCGCCTTGCAGACACCGCAGACCGCTTTCGCCGCAGAGACGCCGGTCGATGCCAGGATCGAGGCGGCCATGCCGGACCTTCTGGCGCTGTATCGCGACCTGCATGCCAATCCCGAACTCAGCTTCCAGGAAGTGCGGACGGCAGCCAAGTTGGCGGCGCGGGTGAAGGCGCTTGGCTTCACCGTGACCGAGAAAGTGGGCCAGACCGGCGTTGTCGCGGTGATGAAGAATGGCGAAGGCCCGACGCTCCTGATCCGCGCGGACATGGATGCGCTGCCGCTCGCTGAGAAGACCGGCCTGCCATATGCCTCGAAAGTGGTGGCGACCACGCGCGACGGCATCGAGAGCCCTGTGATGCATGCCTGCGGGCACGATACGCACATGTCCGCCTGGATGGGGGCCGCGCAGGCGCTTGCCGGCATGAAGGACCGCTGGTCCGGGACGCTGGTCATGATCCTGCAGCCCGCCGAGGAAATCGGCCTTGGCGCCAGGGCGATGCTGGAGGACGGACTGTTCGCCCGCTTTCCCAAGCCGGATTATGTGATCGCTTTCCACGATTCGGCGGAACTGCCCGCGGGCACGATCGGCTATGCGAAGGACTGGGTGCTGGCGAATGTGGACAGCGTCGACATCACCGTCCGCGGCGCGGGCGGCCATGGGGCCTATCCTCACCTGACCAAGGACCCGATCGTCATCGCGAGCCGTATCGTCACCAGCCTGCAGACGCTGGTGAGCCGCGAGCGCGATCCGCAGGAGCCGGCGGTGGTGACCGTGGGCAGCTTCATTGCCGGCGCGAAGCACAATATCATTCCGGACGAGGCGAAGCTGCTCATCACCGTGCGCAGCTACGCGGACGAGACGCGGGCCGCGCTTCTCAAGGGGATCGAGCGGATTGCCCGTGCCGAAGCGATGGCTGCCGGCGTGCCTGACGATCGCATGCCGATCGTCCATGTGGAGCAGAACTACACGCCTTCGACCTTCAATACGCCTGACATCACCGCGCGCCTTTCCCAATTGCTGAGCGGGCATTTCGGTGCCGAGCGGGTGGTGCCCGTGCCGCCGGTGATGGCCGGCGAGGACTTCAGCCAGTATCATCGCGCCGACAAGTCGATCGAGAGCTTCATCTTCTGGGTGGGCGGAGTGGACCCCGCGAAGGTCGCGCAGGCGGAGAAGGGCGAGATCAGCCTGCCCGGTCTGCACAGCCCGCTCTGGGCGCCCGATCCGGAAGCCGTGATCGGCACCGCCAGCAAGGCGCTGACCGTGGCCGCGCTGGACCTGCTGGGGAAGGCCTGA